A genome region from Pirellulales bacterium includes the following:
- a CDS encoding DUF4350 domain-containing protein — MKRAWIGVALLATSWLFGLNYYHQADWLCWAALVVVGAALLSGVVERWSGRVESAIALALVLSAIWLAPWPYRAAPLLIAIGLLPAAVGVSHRLTRSTGPGAAVAGSILLAQSLGLMLYEHFTARSHELPAVLTDALTGVSHLLGIESAVDENNIVLHTMRKVHRLGATWELLFDPATFCFLIGGMTLVAIRAWSIAAPDRWLRELTVAAGKLCLVVLAWLPLRAGLFMALFLHRALRTEFDSPLDLMGQFWNPCVNLLFLSGPAFLACRFLRMAGGGKAVASAGGHAMPAPTWRRAAAALAAAAAVALFVAGQFWDPPGARKTGRVAVDERHSNWERTDRAMDTEWYGQMSAYNYYCIYDYLSRFYEMSRVTAPLDDATLDRLDVLIVKTPTSRYEPQEIAAIVRFVERGGGLMLIGEHTDVFHTGEYLNEISRNFGFSFRYDCLFGIDSPFDELYVRPLIAHPIAQRMPPLDFEISCSLDPGTSSGEVVMSATGLWNLPPDYFATNYYPQVFAPNSQQVDARPDARYGAWIQTWATRHGQGRVVAFTDSTQFSNFSTFEPGKPEVMLGMVEWLNRSGGPRWVNPLFDAGAALLALLALGLARRWDGAWLVLTAAGIAGWCAAVVEIRAAHEAELPMPDRARPMTEVTMDRTASAAPLPKGGFIAGRDDGFGIFERNILRLGYFIHRQGAGEAPGGNLLVVLHPDQDVPSSYRDAVTNYVRSGGKLLVIDSPQNVKSTANSLLFPFGLAVDHATNYAGTLAAKDGWPAVPISSACKITGGEPLLSFDGAPPGADKPPVVAAVAKLGQGTATVVGFGSRFTDFNMGVTGELEPDPELRKVYEVEYRLLRRIIDAVAQPSAERSESGKSVPAETKERGGD, encoded by the coding sequence ATGAAGCGCGCCTGGATCGGGGTGGCGCTGTTGGCCACCTCCTGGTTGTTCGGACTGAACTATTATCATCAAGCCGACTGGCTTTGCTGGGCCGCGTTGGTCGTCGTCGGCGCGGCGCTCTTAAGCGGCGTTGTCGAGCGCTGGTCGGGCCGGGTCGAGTCGGCGATCGCGCTAGCGCTCGTGCTGTCGGCCATCTGGCTCGCGCCGTGGCCGTATCGCGCCGCGCCGCTATTGATCGCGATTGGCTTGCTCCCGGCGGCGGTCGGCGTTTCACACCGCCTGACGCGATCGACTGGCCCGGGAGCGGCGGTCGCTGGATCGATCTTGCTCGCGCAATCGCTGGGCCTAATGCTTTACGAGCATTTCACCGCGCGTTCGCATGAATTGCCCGCCGTATTGACCGACGCGCTCACCGGCGTTTCCCATTTGCTGGGGATCGAGTCGGCCGTGGACGAGAATAACATCGTGCTGCACACGATGCGGAAGGTGCACCGCCTGGGCGCGACTTGGGAACTGCTCTTCGACCCGGCGACGTTTTGCTTCTTGATCGGCGGCATGACGCTGGTGGCGATTCGCGCGTGGTCGATCGCCGCGCCGGATCGCTGGCTGCGCGAGTTGACGGTTGCGGCGGGAAAGTTGTGCCTGGTAGTGCTCGCATGGCTGCCGCTGCGGGCCGGATTGTTCATGGCCCTTTTTCTTCATCGGGCATTGCGAACCGAGTTCGATTCGCCGCTGGATTTGATGGGGCAGTTCTGGAATCCGTGCGTAAATCTGCTGTTCTTGAGCGGGCCGGCGTTTTTGGCTTGTCGGTTCCTGCGGATGGCTGGCGGCGGCAAAGCCGTTGCAAGCGCCGGCGGACACGCCATGCCAGCGCCGACCTGGCGGCGTGCGGCGGCTGCTCTCGCCGCGGCTGCGGCAGTCGCGCTCTTCGTCGCCGGCCAATTCTGGGACCCGCCCGGCGCGCGGAAGACGGGACGAGTCGCCGTCGATGAGCGCCATTCCAACTGGGAGCGCACCGATCGAGCGATGGACACGGAGTGGTACGGCCAGATGTCGGCCTACAACTACTACTGCATCTACGATTACCTGTCGCGGTTTTACGAAATGTCGCGAGTCACGGCCCCGCTCGACGATGCGACGCTCGACCGCTTGGACGTGCTGATCGTCAAGACGCCGACCTCGCGCTACGAACCGCAGGAGATCGCCGCCATCGTGCGGTTCGTCGAGCGCGGCGGCGGGCTGATGCTCATCGGCGAGCACACCGACGTTTTCCACACAGGCGAATACCTCAACGAGATCTCGCGCAACTTCGGATTCAGCTTTCGCTACGATTGCCTGTTCGGGATCGATTCGCCGTTTGACGAGTTGTATGTCCGGCCGCTCATCGCGCATCCGATCGCTCAGCGGATGCCGCCGCTCGATTTCGAGATTTCCTGCTCGCTCGATCCGGGCACGAGCAGCGGCGAGGTGGTGATGTCGGCCACCGGGCTTTGGAATCTTCCGCCCGACTACTTTGCCACCAACTACTATCCGCAGGTCTTCGCGCCGAATTCGCAGCAGGTCGATGCGCGCCCCGACGCTCGCTACGGGGCTTGGATCCAGACTTGGGCGACGCGGCACGGGCAAGGGCGCGTCGTGGCGTTCACCGATTCGACGCAGTTCTCCAATTTCAGCACATTCGAGCCGGGCAAGCCCGAAGTGATGTTGGGGATGGTCGAGTGGCTCAATCGCAGCGGCGGCCCGCGCTGGGTGAATCCGCTCTTCGATGCCGGCGCGGCACTGCTGGCGCTGTTGGCCCTGGGACTCGCCCGCCGCTGGGACGGCGCTTGGCTGGTGCTGACGGCCGCGGGCATTGCCGGGTGGTGCGCTGCCGTCGTGGAAATTCGCGCGGCGCATGAGGCCGAGTTGCCGATGCCTGACCGCGCTCGGCCGATGACCGAGGTGACGATGGATCGCACGGCGAGCGCCGCCCCGCTGCCCAAAGGGGGCTTCATCGCGGGCCGCGACGACGGTTTCGGCATCTTCGAGCGGAATATCCTGCGGCTCGGCTATTTCATCCATCGGCAAGGCGCGGGCGAAGCGCCCGGCGGAAATCTGCTCGTCGTCTTGCATCCCGATCAAGACGTACCTTCCTCGTACCGCGACGCGGTAACGAATTACGTGCGGTCGGGCGGAAAGCTGCTCGTAATCGATTCGCCGCAGAATGTGAAATCCACCGCCAATAGCCTGCTCTTCCCGTTTGGGTTGGCCGTCGACCACGCCACGAACTACGCCGGCACGCTGGCCGCCAAGGATGGCTGGCCGGCCGTTCCGATCAGCTCGGCTTGCAAAATCACAGGCGGCGAGCCGCTGCTCTCCTTCGACGGCGCGCCGCCGGGCGCCGATAAACCGCCCGTGGTCGCCGCCGTCGCAAAGCTCGGCCAGGGGACCGCGACCGTTGTCGGATTCGGCTCGCGCTTCACGGATTTCAACATGGGCGTCACAGGCGAACTGGAGCCGGACCCGGAACTTCGCAAAGTCTACGAGGTCGAATACCGGCTCTTGCGCCGGATCATCGACGCGGTTGCTCAACCTTCGGCGGAGCGATCCGAATCAGGAAAGAGCGTTCCGGCGGAAACAAAGGAACGCGGCGGGGATTAA
- a CDS encoding DUF1569 domain-containing protein: MSAIASAPAMAAVNTSKVEGRRELHFATLDEMLAEAERLAAARNVKVLGNWTLGQALGHLAAAMDMAVDGSSIRPPLFIRLMGPLFKKQVLKKMRPGYSLPPDAAKNLVPPPSISTEEGLKKFRTAAARLKASPDRAPSPFLGRLTQRESDRLQLSHAELHLSFFIPSE; this comes from the coding sequence ATGAGCGCAATCGCATCCGCCCCTGCAATGGCGGCAGTGAACACGTCAAAGGTCGAAGGCCGGCGCGAGTTGCACTTTGCCACGCTCGACGAGATGTTGGCCGAGGCTGAGCGGTTGGCCGCTGCCAGGAACGTCAAGGTGCTGGGGAATTGGACGCTCGGGCAGGCGCTCGGCCATCTCGCTGCAGCGATGGACATGGCCGTCGATGGATCGAGTATTCGTCCGCCGCTGTTCATCCGCCTGATGGGTCCACTTTTCAAGAAGCAGGTGCTGAAGAAGATGCGGCCCGGCTATAGTCTCCCGCCTGACGCTGCCAAGAACCTCGTGCCGCCTCCCTCAATATCGACCGAGGAAGGGCTCAAGAAGTTTCGCACCGCAGCGGCCCGATTGAAAGCGTCGCCCGACCGCGCGCCGAGCCCCTTCCTGGGGCGCCTGACTCAGCGGGAATCCGATCGACTTCAGCTTAGCCACGCGGAGCTGCACCTGAGCTTCTTCATTCCGTCGGAATAG
- a CDS encoding fatty acid desaturase: MATQLAPNNASGFAADSASALLPPGFRNATETVPYGVATKHSALLEPTSSPVAYDATIDADHSGAANHADATEHEPAKSRWQNGLDWPVVIFMSLVHIAAIGAVFFFTWKALALLLVLGWFTGGIGVCLGYHRLLTHGSFQTYRPIRWFIAFVGGLSGQGSAITWIANHRKHHAFSDKEGDPHSPHDGPWWSHMLWFTPYFGQAWHHELTHKYAPDLVKDPFMRFLHKTFLVWQFAFGGMLFLIGYFGWDAYTGWSFVFWGQFLRMVYVWHVTWFVNSATHIWGYRNYDTTDDSKNLWWVGLLAYGEGWHNNHHAFQRMARHGHKWWEMDMTYWTICAMEKLGLAWNVVHKVHSYQKPA; the protein is encoded by the coding sequence ATGGCGACTCAACTGGCCCCGAACAATGCTAGCGGCTTTGCCGCGGACTCCGCTTCCGCGCTGCTTCCTCCTGGATTCCGGAACGCCACGGAGACCGTTCCCTACGGCGTTGCCACGAAGCATTCGGCCCTGCTCGAGCCCACCAGCTCACCGGTCGCCTACGACGCCACGATCGACGCCGATCACTCGGGCGCTGCCAATCATGCGGACGCTACCGAGCACGAGCCGGCCAAAAGCCGTTGGCAGAATGGGCTCGATTGGCCGGTCGTGATCTTCATGAGCCTCGTCCATATCGCGGCAATCGGCGCGGTCTTCTTTTTCACTTGGAAGGCGCTCGCGCTGTTGCTTGTGCTCGGCTGGTTCACCGGCGGCATCGGGGTCTGCCTCGGCTACCATCGTCTGCTGACCCACGGCAGCTTTCAAACCTATCGCCCGATCCGCTGGTTCATCGCATTCGTCGGCGGGCTATCCGGCCAGGGCTCGGCCATCACTTGGATCGCCAACCACCGGAAGCACCACGCCTTCAGCGACAAGGAGGGAGACCCGCATTCTCCGCACGACGGCCCCTGGTGGTCCCACATGCTCTGGTTCACGCCATACTTCGGCCAAGCCTGGCACCACGAGCTGACTCACAAATACGCTCCCGATCTGGTGAAGGATCCCTTCATGCGGTTCCTGCACAAGACGTTTCTGGTCTGGCAATTCGCGTTCGGCGGGATGCTTTTCCTGATCGGCTATTTCGGCTGGGACGCGTACACGGGCTGGTCGTTCGTGTTCTGGGGGCAGTTCCTGCGGATGGTCTACGTGTGGCACGTCACCTGGTTCGTCAACTCGGCCACGCACATCTGGGGCTACCGCAACTACGATACGACCGACGATAGCAAGAATCTGTGGTGGGTCGGCCTGCTGGCCTACGGCGAAGGCTGGCACAATAATCACCACGCCTTCCAGCGCATGGCCCGCCACGGCCACAAGTGGTGGGAAATGGACATGACCTACTGGACGATCTGCGCGATGGAAAAACTGGGCCTGGCCTGGAACGTCGTCCACAAGGTCCACTCGTACCAGAAGCCGGCATGA
- a CDS encoding 6-carboxytetrahydropterin synthase, giving the protein MFRVSRQIDFCYGHRLLNYDGKCKYLHGHNGRAIITIEKATLDDRGMVLDFTEIKQVVSRWIDENLDHRMILHRDDPAVPVLKKLGEPIYLIDVNPTAENIARLIFDFTLSQGFPVIDAKLWETPNCFASYRA; this is encoded by the coding sequence ATGTTTCGCGTCAGCCGACAAATCGACTTCTGCTACGGCCATCGGTTGCTCAATTACGACGGCAAGTGCAAATACCTGCACGGTCACAACGGCCGGGCCATTATCACGATTGAGAAGGCCACGCTCGACGATCGCGGGATGGTGCTCGACTTCACCGAGATCAAGCAAGTGGTAAGCCGCTGGATCGACGAGAACCTCGATCACCGGATGATCCTGCACCGCGACGATCCGGCCGTGCCGGTGCTAAAAAAGCTCGGCGAGCCGATCTATCTGATCGACGTCAACCCGACGGCCGAAAACATCGCCCGTTTGATATTCGACTTTACGCTCAGCCAGGGATTTCCGGTCATCGACGCCAAGCTCTGGGAGACGCCCAACTGCTTCGCCAGCTATCGGGCGTGA
- a CDS encoding 7-cyano-7-deazaguanine synthase, with product MAAATTGAERSEIGVLASGGLDSCILLSHLLERGYGVRPFYVRSGLVWQDEELRYLKRYLQRVGTERLRELVLFDLPLRDLYDGHWSVSGDGVPDESTADEAVFLPGRNLLLSVKAALWCQLHGIQQLCLATLNSNPFADASDGFFDAYQTALNCGVTTTSLSENRLGEGDSPRFASRTAQKGDSPRGSWKGSKIEILRPFAEMSKREVMQLGRNYPLNDTFSCIAPINSLHCGHCNKCAERKAAFAAAEMPDSTTYAASSVAPHPSPLAPQP from the coding sequence ATGGCTGCTGCCACTACCGGCGCTGAGCGGTCTGAGATCGGAGTGCTTGCCAGTGGCGGGCTCGATAGCTGCATACTGCTGTCGCATCTGCTGGAGCGGGGGTACGGCGTGCGGCCGTTTTATGTTCGCTCCGGGCTGGTTTGGCAGGACGAGGAGTTGCGTTATCTGAAGCGGTACTTGCAGCGCGTCGGGACGGAGCGGCTGCGAGAATTGGTCCTCTTCGATTTGCCGCTGCGCGATCTGTACGACGGGCATTGGAGCGTCAGCGGCGACGGAGTTCCCGACGAATCCACGGCCGACGAAGCGGTTTTCCTGCCGGGCCGCAACCTGCTGCTTTCGGTCAAGGCCGCCCTGTGGTGCCAACTGCACGGAATCCAGCAGTTGTGCCTGGCGACGCTTAACTCCAATCCGTTTGCCGATGCCAGCGACGGGTTCTTCGACGCCTACCAAACCGCGCTCAATTGCGGGGTCACGACTACGAGCCTATCCGAGAACCGCCTGGGCGAAGGGGACAGTCCCCGTTTTGCTTCGCGGACTGCGCAAAAGGGGGACAGTCCTCGCGGTTCTTGGAAAGGCTCTAAGATCGAAATCCTCCGCCCCTTTGCAGAGATGAGCAAACGCGAAGTGATGCAACTTGGCCGCAACTATCCGCTGAACGACACGTTCTCGTGCATTGCCCCGATCAACTCCTTGCACTGCGGCCATTGCAACAAATGCGCCGAGCGCAAAGCCGCCTTCGCCGCGGCCGAGATGCCCGACTCGACCACGTATGCTGCATCATCCGTCGCTCCTCATCCCTCGCCCCTCGCCCCTCAACCCTAG
- a CDS encoding ATP-dependent Clp protease ATP-binding subunit — protein sequence MYERFTDRARKVMQLANQEAQRFNHEYIGTEHVLLGLIKEGSGVAANVLKNLDIDLRKIRLEVEKLVQSGPDMVTMGKLPQTPRAKKVIEYSMEEARNLNHNYVGTEHILLGLLREQEGVAAQVLMNLGLKLEDVREEVLSLLGHGIEGGEATERGGGERSGGQETTGKAGKSKTPALDSFGRDLTELARQGKLDPVIGREKEIERAIQILCRRTKNNPVLLGEAGVGKTAIVEGFAQRVVDGNVPELLSDRRIVVLDLAMMVAGTKYRGQFEERIKAVMNEVRRAKNTILFIDELHTLVGAGGAEGAIDASNVLKPALARGEIQCIGATTLDEYRKYIEKDSALDRRFQLIIVEPSTKSETIEILKGLRDRYESHHRVQITDDALEAAVELSSRYITGRCLPDKAIDVIDESGARVRLKAMTKPPDLKEIDDEVERLNKEKEEAVANQDFEKAASLRDSADKLKKKKQTITRDWRDKSREADGVVDEDVVAEVVSKMTGIPLTRMSTEDSMRLMKMEDELHKRVVSQHEAIKSVSKAVRRSRSGLKDPKRPTGCFVFAGPTGVGKTLLAKALAEFMFGDADALIQIDMSEYMEKHNVSRLIGAPPGYVGFEEGGQLTEKIRRRPYAVVLLDEIEKAHPDVFNMLLQIMEEGRLTDSFGRNVDFRNTILIMTTNAGAEAIKNEAAFGFQKPDDDASYESMKQRVNERIEKVFRPEFLGRVDDVIVFHHLTVEDLKEVIDIELAKVRERLGERGLKLQLTDEAKKHLIKKGSDVDFGARPLRRALENFVEDPLSEELLKGEFQGKNLITVDVKEVGGKKQLIFVGVVSDETESAATPVGAGAGTDGGTENQAS from the coding sequence ATGTACGAGCGATTTACAGATCGGGCCAGAAAAGTGATGCAACTGGCCAATCAAGAAGCCCAGCGCTTCAACCACGAATATATCGGCACCGAGCACGTGCTGCTGGGTCTGATCAAGGAAGGGAGCGGCGTCGCTGCCAACGTGCTCAAGAACCTCGACATCGATCTGCGCAAGATTCGGCTCGAGGTCGAGAAGCTCGTCCAAAGCGGTCCCGATATGGTCACCATGGGCAAGCTCCCGCAAACGCCGCGAGCCAAGAAGGTGATCGAATACTCGATGGAAGAGGCCCGCAATCTGAACCACAACTACGTCGGCACCGAGCACATCCTGCTCGGCTTGCTGCGCGAGCAGGAAGGGGTCGCCGCGCAGGTGCTGATGAATCTCGGTCTAAAGCTCGAAGACGTCCGCGAGGAAGTGCTCAGCCTGTTGGGGCACGGCATCGAGGGGGGCGAAGCCACCGAGCGCGGCGGCGGCGAACGGAGCGGCGGGCAGGAAACGACCGGCAAAGCCGGCAAGTCGAAGACTCCGGCGCTCGATAGCTTCGGCCGTGATCTCACCGAATTAGCCCGCCAAGGAAAGCTCGATCCGGTCATTGGCCGCGAAAAGGAAATCGAGCGGGCCATTCAAATCCTTTGCCGCCGCACCAAGAACAATCCGGTCCTGCTGGGTGAAGCGGGAGTCGGCAAAACGGCCATCGTCGAGGGCTTTGCCCAGCGCGTCGTGGATGGCAACGTGCCCGAGCTGCTGTCCGACCGCCGCATCGTCGTGCTCGATCTGGCCATGATGGTCGCGGGCACGAAGTATCGTGGCCAGTTCGAGGAGCGGATCAAGGCCGTGATGAACGAAGTCCGCCGGGCGAAGAACACGATCCTTTTCATCGACGAGCTGCACACGCTCGTCGGCGCCGGCGGGGCGGAAGGAGCCATCGACGCCTCGAACGTCTTGAAGCCGGCCCTCGCCCGCGGCGAAATCCAGTGCATCGGCGCGACCACGCTCGACGAATACCGCAAGTATATCGAGAAGGATAGCGCGCTGGATCGCCGCTTCCAATTGATTATCGTCGAGCCTTCGACCAAGTCGGAAACGATCGAAATCCTCAAGGGACTTCGCGATCGCTACGAATCGCACCATCGCGTGCAAATCACCGACGACGCCCTCGAGGCGGCCGTCGAGCTGTCGAGCCGCTACATCACCGGCCGCTGCCTACCGGACAAGGCGATCGACGTGATCGACGAATCGGGCGCTCGAGTGCGGCTCAAGGCCATGACCAAGCCGCCGGACCTCAAGGAAATCGACGACGAAGTCGAGCGGCTGAATAAGGAAAAGGAAGAAGCGGTCGCCAATCAGGATTTCGAGAAGGCCGCCTCGCTCCGCGATTCGGCCGACAAGCTCAAGAAGAAGAAGCAAACGATCACGCGCGACTGGCGCGACAAATCGCGCGAGGCCGATGGCGTGGTGGACGAGGACGTGGTCGCCGAGGTCGTCTCGAAGATGACCGGCATCCCGCTCACCCGCATGAGCACCGAAGACAGCATGCGGCTGATGAAGATGGAAGATGAGCTGCACAAACGCGTCGTCAGCCAGCACGAGGCGATCAAGTCCGTCTCGAAGGCCGTCCGCCGCAGCCGCAGCGGACTGAAAGACCCCAAGCGGCCGACCGGCTGCTTCGTGTTCGCCGGGCCGACCGGCGTGGGCAAAACTTTGCTCGCCAAGGCGCTGGCCGAGTTCATGTTCGGCGATGCCGATGCGCTGATCCAGATCGACATGAGCGAATATATGGAAAAGCATAACGTAAGCCGCTTGATCGGCGCTCCGCCGGGCTACGTCGGCTTCGAGGAGGGGGGCCAGCTCACGGAGAAAATCCGCCGCCGGCCCTACGCGGTCGTGCTGCTCGACGAAATCGAGAAGGCCCATCCCGACGTGTTCAACATGCTCCTCCAGATCATGGAAGAGGGGCGGCTCACCGACAGCTTCGGCCGCAACGTCGATTTCCGCAACACGATCCTGATCATGACGACCAACGCCGGGGCCGAGGCGATCAAGAACGAAGCGGCCTTCGGCTTCCAAAAGCCCGACGACGACGCATCGTATGAGAGCATGAAGCAGCGCGTCAACGAGCGGATCGAAAAGGTGTTCCGTCCCGAGTTTCTCGGTCGCGTGGACGATGTGATCGTGTTCCACCACCTCACGGTCGAAGACCTGAAGGAAGTGATCGACATCGAGCTGGCGAAAGTCCGCGAACGCCTCGGCGAGCGTGGCCTGAAGCTCCAGCTCACCGACGAGGCCAAGAAGCACCTGATCAAGAAGGGCTCCGACGTCGATTTCGGCGCACGGCCGCTCCGCCGCGCGCTCGAAAACTTCGTCGAAGACCCACTCTCCGAGGAACTGCTCAAGGGCGAGTTCCAAGGGAAGAACCTGATCACCGTCGACGTGAAAGAAGTCGGCGGCAAGAAGCAGCTCATTTTCGTCGGCGTCGTCAGCGACGAGACGGAATCGGCCGCGACACCAGTCGGCGCGGGAGCGGGGACCGACGGCGGCACGGAAAACCAAGCCTCTTGA
- a CDS encoding HNH endonuclease signature motif containing protein: MSVTYISAELRRFVRTRAEGICEYCLIAEDDTYFGCAVDHIVSEKHDGLTEAENLAFACVFCNQAKGSDIASIYRDSGSVIRFFNPRNDVWAEHFAIVGNRIEGISPIGDVTARILAFNSSDRIVERQLFLDLRRFPSPSATKRIRR; the protein is encoded by the coding sequence ATGTCGGTCACCTATATCAGCGCCGAACTCCGGAGATTCGTTCGGACGCGAGCCGAAGGCATCTGCGAGTACTGCCTGATCGCGGAAGATGATACCTACTTTGGTTGCGCCGTCGATCATATCGTCAGTGAAAAGCATGATGGATTGACCGAGGCGGAGAACTTGGCCTTCGCGTGTGTCTTCTGCAATCAAGCGAAGGGAAGCGATATCGCGTCGATCTATCGGGACAGCGGCTCAGTTATCCGATTCTTCAACCCGCGCAATGACGTGTGGGCTGAGCACTTTGCCATCGTCGGCAACCGAATCGAGGGGATTTCGCCGATCGGCGACGTAACCGCTCGGATTCTGGCTTTTAACTCTTCGGATCGCATCGTGGAAAGGCAACTATTCTTGGATCTCCGTCGCTTTCCCAGTCCTTCAGCGACAAAGCGCATCCGACGGTAG